In Rubrivirga marina, the following are encoded in one genomic region:
- a CDS encoding T9SS type A sorting domain-containing protein, with amino-acid sequence MRLLLLAALAVALPAAAQTTVTVTTDADAGAGSLRAAIGAVNAAGGGRIAFAIPGDGVHVIELVSNLPDATVPVEIDGLTQPSASCGSGPLTVLVEIDGSQIDLNAQGEGAAGLVLRGGASVVRGVAVPAMAGSQSQGNGTSVEIFGDDNRVECSVIGLRADGTESEGTVNFSLIVRDSGNVVGGVGRGNVIGSSSAAVSGDGNRIEGNEIRASLQVSETGHTVGGTGDGEGNRILGGLLLNGSGHIVQGNEVGGTLSGGSESAGMVVGGTAPGARNVVGGISLDGEGWVVQGNYVGTDPAGTAVAEVSRGATIRGRGHLIGGTAPDEGNLIVGGVVIRGDENVVVGNEIGTDRTGTVALDEGGVEVAFGATGNVIGGTEPGAGNVITAAPFSFYGAIRIYGGSSANRVLGNWIGTDRSGTVDFGNRGIGVQVDDGSDNQIGSPEAPNVIAFADDAGVHVTGEATGNAVSGNLIYGIGGLFVDLDGFDPDGPTPSDAGDADEGPNRLQNAPAVTDASATDAAVAVTYAVDTAAANAAYPLRVEAVAVSPFGAVYLGHDEILESEAGDARDATFALGAPLDAGTSLVLIATDADGNTGESSAPVALTAPTAADDAPEAVPFAVAAWPNPAADRLAVTVVGAEGTTTRIHLLDALGRRVAKAEGARAELDVSGLAPGAYVVRAEAGGRVTTQMVTVAR; translated from the coding sequence ATGCGCCTTCTCCTCCTCGCCGCCCTCGCGGTCGCCCTCCCGGCCGCCGCCCAGACGACCGTCACGGTCACCACAGACGCCGACGCGGGGGCCGGCTCGCTCCGAGCGGCCATCGGCGCCGTCAACGCGGCCGGCGGTGGGCGGATCGCGTTCGCCATCCCCGGCGACGGCGTCCACGTGATCGAGCTCGTGAGCAACCTCCCCGACGCGACCGTCCCGGTCGAGATCGACGGGCTCACGCAGCCCAGCGCCTCATGCGGCTCCGGTCCCCTGACGGTCCTCGTCGAGATCGACGGGTCGCAGATCGATCTCAACGCGCAGGGGGAAGGCGCCGCGGGCCTCGTCCTGCGCGGCGGCGCGAGCGTCGTCCGCGGCGTCGCCGTCCCGGCGATGGCCGGGTCCCAGAGTCAGGGTAACGGGACGTCCGTGGAGATCTTTGGCGACGACAACCGGGTCGAGTGCTCTGTGATCGGCCTCCGGGCGGACGGGACGGAGAGCGAGGGCACGGTCAACTTCTCCCTCATCGTCCGCGACTCCGGCAACGTGGTCGGCGGCGTCGGGCGCGGAAACGTCATCGGAAGCTCGTCGGCGGCCGTGAGCGGCGACGGCAACCGGATCGAGGGGAACGAGATCCGGGCCTCACTCCAGGTATCGGAGACCGGCCACACCGTCGGCGGCACGGGCGACGGAGAGGGGAACCGCATTCTCGGCGGCCTTCTGCTGAACGGCTCGGGCCACATCGTCCAGGGCAACGAGGTCGGTGGGACCCTCTCCGGAGGATCGGAGAGCGCAGGCATGGTCGTAGGGGGGACGGCGCCGGGCGCCCGCAACGTGGTGGGCGGGATCAGCCTGGACGGCGAGGGGTGGGTCGTTCAGGGGAATTACGTCGGAACGGACCCGGCGGGAACGGCCGTCGCCGAGGTCTCCCGGGGCGCCACCATCCGCGGAAGGGGCCACCTCATCGGCGGGACGGCCCCGGACGAGGGGAATCTGATCGTCGGCGGCGTCGTGATCCGCGGCGACGAGAACGTCGTCGTGGGCAACGAGATCGGGACGGACCGGACCGGCACCGTCGCGCTCGACGAGGGCGGCGTCGAGGTGGCGTTCGGAGCGACGGGCAACGTCATCGGCGGGACCGAACCGGGCGCAGGCAACGTGATCACGGCGGCTCCCTTCAGCTTCTACGGGGCGATCCGGATCTACGGCGGCTCATCGGCGAACCGGGTCCTTGGCAACTGGATCGGGACCGACCGGAGCGGGACCGTCGACTTCGGCAACCGGGGGATCGGCGTGCAAGTCGACGACGGATCCGACAACCAGATCGGCTCACCGGAGGCGCCGAACGTGATCGCGTTCGCGGACGACGCCGGCGTCCACGTCACGGGCGAGGCCACAGGCAACGCCGTCTCGGGCAACCTGATCTACGGCATCGGCGGCCTGTTCGTCGACCTCGATGGGTTCGACCCCGACGGCCCGACGCCCTCCGACGCGGGCGACGCTGACGAGGGTCCGAACCGGCTCCAGAACGCCCCGGCCGTCACGGACGCGAGCGCGACCGACGCCGCCGTTGCCGTCACCTACGCCGTCGACACGGCGGCCGCCAATGCGGCATACCCGCTCCGCGTCGAGGCCGTCGCTGTGTCTCCGTTCGGCGCCGTCTACCTCGGACACGACGAGATCCTGGAATCGGAGGCCGGGGACGCGCGCGACGCCACGTTCGCGCTCGGCGCCCCACTCGACGCGGGCACGTCGCTCGTGCTCATCGCGACCGACGCCGACGGCAACACGGGCGAGTCGTCGGCGCCCGTCGCCCTCACGGCCCCGACGGCCGCGGACGACGCCCCCGAGGCCGTCCCGTTCGCCGTCGCCGCGTGGCCGAACCCGGCGGCCGACCGGCTGGCGGTCACCGTCGTCGGGGCCGAGGGCACGACCACACGGATCCACCTTCTCGACGCGCTGGGGCGGCGGGTCGCCAAAGCGGAGGGCGCGCGAGCCGAGCTCGACGTGTCGGGGCTGGCACCGGGCGCCTACGTCGTCCGCGCGGAGGCCGGGGGACGCGTGACCACCCAGATGGTCACCGTTGCCCGCTGA